Proteins from a genomic interval of Orbaceae bacterium lpD02:
- a CDS encoding IS3 family transposase, with the protein MKRRDNLFTSGKRCSKKVGGAKTNKTSTNKEKTLVVLALKSQHPLKYLLSVTQLAKSVFYYHVNRLKEPSPYEKELKRIEAIYHEHKGRYGYRRVHLALMNEGSQLNHKTVQRLMGELNLKSTVRVKKYRSYRGEIGKAAPNHLKRKFNVSKPNKKWVTDVTEFKVSEQKIYLSPIIDLYNQEVIAYSIAKNARLTLVTDMLKKGLSRLKNKQRLLLHSDQGWQYRNPIYQKQLADNGIKQSMSRKGNCLDNAVAENFFGLLKSEMYHGQHFKDADELIEKIEEYIEYYNTKRIKVKLNGLTPVEYRNQALRAT; encoded by the coding sequence ATTAAAAGAAGAGATAACTTATTTACAAGCGGAAAACGCTGTTCTAAAAAAGTTGGAGGAGCTAAGACAAACAAAACGTCAACAAACAAAGAAAAAACGTTAGTTGTTTTAGCACTTAAATCTCAACATCCTTTAAAGTATTTGCTGTCAGTAACACAGCTGGCAAAAAGTGTATTTTATTATCATGTTAACAGGTTGAAAGAGCCATCTCCTTATGAGAAGGAATTAAAGCGTATTGAAGCGATTTACCATGAACATAAAGGACGTTATGGTTATCGCCGTGTTCATTTAGCTTTAATGAATGAAGGGAGTCAGCTCAATCATAAAACAGTACAGCGATTAATGGGAGAGCTTAATCTTAAATCGACAGTAAGGGTCAAAAAGTATCGCTCTTATCGTGGTGAGATAGGTAAAGCAGCCCCCAATCATCTTAAAAGAAAATTTAACGTTTCAAAACCGAATAAAAAATGGGTAACCGATGTCACAGAATTTAAAGTAAGTGAACAGAAAATTTATCTATCGCCCATTATTGATTTATACAACCAAGAAGTGATTGCTTATAGTATAGCTAAAAATGCACGGTTGACTTTAGTCACCGATATGCTTAAAAAAGGACTGTCACGATTAAAAAACAAACAAAGGCTCTTACTACATAGTGACCAAGGCTGGCAATATAGAAATCCCATTTATCAGAAGCAACTCGCTGATAATGGTATAAAGCAAAGTATGTCGAGAAAAGGAAATTGCTTAGATAATGCTGTTGCTGAAAACTTTTTTGGACTATTAAAATCAGAAATGTATCATGGGCAACATTTTAAAGATGCCGATGAATTGATTGAAAAAATAGAAGAATATATAGAATACTACAACACGAAACGGATTAAAGTTAAATTAAACGGCCTGACTCCGGTAGAATACCGAAACCAGGCCTTACGAGCTACTTAA
- a CDS encoding DUF2165 domain-containing protein: MKCNLCLVSVQHLSKATIAFFVGFFCLLVGYDNIIDFNTNYQFVNSVLSMDKMEPFFSDNPTLEARAIVNPTFHLFAYWVIIIGELFTGLICMSASLYMFASINKPRFVTGQVIYLVGATFAVLLWYFGFAVIGGEYFSMWANKMNGQMKAYTFSMFILITAIYVYMPELKKIAKNDLPNG; encoded by the coding sequence ATGAAGTGTAATTTATGTTTGGTTTCTGTACAGCATTTATCTAAGGCAACCATCGCTTTTTTTGTAGGGTTTTTCTGTTTATTAGTCGGTTATGACAATATTATTGATTTCAATACTAACTATCAATTTGTCAATAGTGTTTTATCTATGGACAAAATGGAGCCTTTTTTTTCAGATAATCCCACTCTAGAAGCCAGAGCGATTGTCAATCCTACATTTCATTTATTTGCTTATTGGGTGATTATTATTGGTGAGCTTTTTACTGGTTTAATTTGTATGAGTGCTTCACTCTATATGTTTGCTTCAATTAATAAACCTCGATTTGTTACAGGGCAAGTTATTTATTTAGTCGGTGCAACATTTGCCGTTTTATTATGGTATTTTGGTTTTGCTGTAATAGGCGGGGAATATTTTTCAATGTGGGCAAATAAAATGAATGGGCAAATGAAAGCGTACACATTTTCGATGTTCATTTTAATTACCGCAATTTATGTTTATATGCCTGAACTAAAGAAAATAGCAAAAAATGATTTACCAAATGGCTAG
- a CDS encoding effector binding domain-containing protein produces the protein MFFAVNSVVTNNFTDENMINKIKALWQDAQAKLTDNSGCVYGIYHHYQNDYRGDYTLSIAVDHPIKHFSAIINPNPIDSYAVFEVNSNHEDKIYQTWQHIWALEQDHKIIRAYDVDFEKYYPDGRVEIYISLLK, from the coding sequence ATGTTTTTTGCTGTAAATTCGGTTGTCACTAATAATTTTACTGATGAAAATATGATTAATAAAATTAAAGCCCTGTGGCAAGATGCCCAAGCTAAACTCACCGATAATAGCGGTTGCGTCTATGGTATTTATCATCACTACCAAAATGATTATCGCGGAGACTATACCTTATCGATTGCAGTAGATCATCCAATAAAGCATTTTTCTGCAATAATTAATCCAAATCCTATTGATAGTTATGCAGTTTTTGAAGTAAATAGCAATCATGAAGATAAAATTTACCAAACATGGCAGCATATCTGGGCCTTAGAGCAAGACCATAAAATTATACGAGCTTATGATGTTGATTTTGAAAAATATTATCCAGATGGTCGCGTTGAAATTTATATTAGTTTACTGAAGTAG
- the ilvY gene encoding HTH-type transcriptional activator IlvY: MEIRDLKIFLNLCESNHFGLTAKMMHITPSTLSRIIQRLEESIGQQLFIRDNRSVQITDAGQQLKLFAKQMLLSYQQLQQNLNHSNQQLTGELSIFCSVTAAYSHLPDILDKFRVLYPLVEIKLTTGDAADAVSKIQSNEADLAIAGHPKQLPLSVDFAKLGEIEMVLLIPRLRSAFSDKLHKKQPDWRNIPFILPEHGPSRHRTDQWFKQNKIQSPKIYATVAGHEAIVSMVALGCGVALLPKVVMENSPERIRERVIEWSSSLIEPFDIGICAQKRRLNEKLIASFWQLAN, translated from the coding sequence ATGGAAATTCGTGATTTAAAAATATTTTTAAACCTATGTGAAAGTAACCATTTTGGTTTAACGGCTAAAATGATGCATATTACCCCTTCAACTCTATCAAGGATAATTCAACGCTTAGAGGAGAGTATAGGCCAACAACTATTTATTCGTGATAACAGGTCGGTACAAATTACCGATGCAGGTCAACAGCTAAAGTTATTTGCCAAACAAATGTTACTCAGTTACCAGCAATTACAACAAAATTTGAATCATTCAAATCAACAATTAACGGGAGAGCTTAGTATTTTTTGTTCCGTCACCGCGGCATATAGCCATTTGCCTGATATTTTAGATAAATTTAGAGTGCTGTATCCATTAGTGGAAATCAAGCTTACTACTGGCGACGCGGCTGATGCTGTGAGTAAAATACAATCAAATGAAGCGGATTTAGCGATTGCTGGTCACCCGAAACAACTACCGTTAAGTGTTGATTTTGCCAAATTGGGGGAAATAGAAATGGTGCTATTAATTCCTCGCTTGCGAAGCGCATTTAGTGATAAATTACATAAAAAACAGCCTGATTGGCGTAATATTCCATTTATTTTACCAGAGCACGGACCAAGCCGTCATCGCACCGATCAATGGTTTAAACAAAATAAGATACAATCGCCTAAAATTTATGCAACGGTAGCAGGACATGAAGCGATTGTATCAATGGTGGCATTAGGTTGTGGTGTCGCTTTATTACCTAAAGTTGTAATGGAAAATAGTCCAGAAAGAATACGTGAACGAGTGATTGAATGGTCTTCAAGTTTAATTGAACCTTTTGATATTGGGATCTGCGCTCAAAAACGGCGCCTTAATGAAAAGTTGATTGCTTCATTCTGGCAATTGGCAAATTAG
- a CDS encoding Flp family type IVb pilin produces MKLSNFIRKFVKNETGVTAIEYAILAAASSAVILVIFAPDGVVSHMFVNVFNSLSDRLVNVING; encoded by the coding sequence ATGAAATTAAGTAATTTCATTCGTAAATTTGTAAAAAATGAAACTGGCGTTACTGCTATTGAGTATGCAATTCTGGCAGCAGCCTCCTCCGCCGTCATATTGGTTATTTTTGCACCTGACGGGGTTGTTTCTCACATGTTTGTAAATGTATTTAATAGTCTATCAGATAGATTAGTGAACGTTATTAACGGTTAA